Part of the Aquarana catesbeiana isolate 2022-GZ linkage group LG12, ASM4218655v1, whole genome shotgun sequence genome, ggtgtcagtggcaggaatagtgccccatcattggtatcagtggaatagtgccccatcattggtgtcagtgggaggaatagtgtcccatcattggtgtcagtgggaggaatagtgccccatcattggtgtcagtgggggaaatagtgccccatcattggtgtcagtgggggaaatagtgccccatcactggtgtcagtgggaagaatagtgtatcatcattggtgtcagtgaaaggaatagtgccccatcattggtgccagtgtgaggaatagtgccccatcattggtgccagtgtgaggaatagtgccccattattggtatcagtgggaggaatagtgtcccatctttgctatcagtgggaggatagTGCCCCCCTCATTATTGGTGTccgtgaaaggaatagtgcccaataattggtatcagtgggaggaatagtgttccgtcatttgtctcagtgggaggaatagtgccccatcattgatatcagtgagaggaatagtgccccatcattggtgtcagtggaaaaaatagtgcccgatcattgtcAGTGAAAGGgctagtgccccataattggtgtcactgggaagaatagtgccccatcactggtatcagtgggaggaatagtgccccatcatcggtatcagtgggaggaatagtgccaccccatcattggtatcagtgggaagaatagtgccccatcattggtatcagtgggaggaatagtgccccatcattggtattagtggaaggaatagtgccccatcattagtgtcagtgggggaatagagccccattattggtgtcagtgggaggaatggtgacccattattggtgtcagtgggaagaatagtgccccatcattggtgtcagtgggaagaatagtgccccatcattggtgtcagtgggaagaatagtgccccatcattggtgtcagtggaaggaatagtgccccatcattggtgactaCCTTCTTTTGGTGAAAATACTTAAACTGACAAATAACTGATATTTTCTTCCTTCTGCAGCTCACAAGTCCGATGCGGGCAGTGACATCTCCACCACCCTCCTCAATCACTCCTCCATGCTCATCCAACGCCTGCAAGAACTGCTGCAGTATGGGAACTCCACCGACACCACCCTCCGCATCCGTACCACCAGCTCCGATGAGGTGAAAGTCATACAAGCCCACCAGCTGCTCCTCAACCTGCAGAGTGATGTCTTTGAGGGACTTTTAGCCAACAAGAGCGTGGTGACCCTGCAGGAGCCGGCTGATTGCGCCATACTCTTCGAGAAATTTATAAGGTAAATTTCCAGGTTTTTAAAGACAAACCAGACCACCATACTATGATATGATGTCTGGTGTTGAACTTTTGTTCTAATTTTTAGGGGCAGCATGTGGCTCTTTGGTGCTCATGTCAGGCTACTATGTCTGAAATAATGGACAGAGAGGGATAACCTTGAGGGCTTATTTACACTTCAAAATGTGTCACTGGACAGACTTTTTTAAAGCTcctgttactaaataaaatggtgaCCTTACTGTCCTGGTTACACGTGTTTGCTTCGCTCCAACAATGATTccccatgtcgctttcttggtgcttcaaagtgtctccgaagcctccatagaagtctatgacaacgctcgcTAACTGCACCTGAAGCATTTGAGGggattttattcagctttagctttgccttgttttggaggtattgcaggtatgagatatcccaggatgcactggaaaACCAACAAGTGAACCATAAAGACATCCTCAGTAGTCACTTCCGGTGTATAAATTCTGGAAGTGTCTGCTGCAGATCAcgacacatctggtgtgcagcatggAGCAGGAAGCTGAGCGGGGTCCAGACTGGAGCGGAGCAACTAGCAAACAACACACAGTGCACAACATGGGAACGCTTTAGCAGTAGGTGAGTGGGGACTGGAGAGATAGGACTGAAGGGcagaggatcagcaaagctgggggatCAGGGAAGGAGAAACTgcttggggttattattgcatccactgactcaGATGTCACACTTGGTGAGCAGTGTGGGAACAATATAGTGGAAGGTGAGTGGGaactggagagagaggaggatcagcaagccagagggtcagcagagctgggggttactactgagtggaggatcggCAGAGCtcggggtactactgagtggggggtcagTGTAGCTGGGAGTACTGCTGTGCggtggatcagcagagctggggattactactgagtggacatccacaaagcttggggttactactgagtgggggggatTGGCAGAACTGGGATTGCTACTGAGTAGGGGATCGGCAGtgcttggggttactactgagtgggtgaTTGGCAGAGcggggagttactactgagtgggggatcggcagagctgggggttactactgagtgtgggGGGAGCAGAGTTGGGGGGACTACTGAATGGGGGATTGGCGGagcttggggttactactgagtggggggattgGCAGAACCGGGGGTTACTACTGTGTAGGGGATCAgaagagctggaggttactactgagtgggagatcagcagtgtttggggttactactgagtgggggattggcagagctgggggttactactgagagggagatcggtagagctgggagttactactgagtgtgaAATTGGCAGAGCTTGTGGTTACTAatgagcagaggatcagcagagctgggggttactactgagcgagggatcagcagagctgggggttactactgagagggagatcggtagagctgggagttactactgagtgtgaAATTGGCAGAGCTTGGGGTTACCAatgagcagaggatcagcagagctgggggttactactgagttggGTATCAGCAGAGCTTGgtggcatatacatatatatatatatacacatacacataaatatgacaggggggtaTGGTTACTGTCTTGAGGGGTCTGAtcgaggtagaaggaagttaataaTATTCCTTCTTCCCCCTCATATCCCCCCGGGATTCTCTGTTCActccctgattctccacctctgagctggtgaatcggggagggcTTCATAAACTGGTTGTTTCtctgtcagtcaatgaggattctcagtgtgcggagatcactggcgggagaacatgttcaaacatgtCCTCCcctgattatctctgtttcataaagggcttatggactgtgatcagtggcgatcctcgTGGTCACCGCTGTTCACAGCTCCATAAATGgacacctaatgccccgtacacacggtcggattttccgatggaaaatgtccgatcggagcatgttgtcggaaattccgaccgtgtgtgggctccatcggacattttccatcggattttccgacacacaaagttggagagcaggagataaaattttccgacaacaaaatccgttgtcggaaattcctatcgtgtgtacacaaatccgacggacaaagtgccacgcatgctcagaataaataaagagatgaaagctattggccactgccccgtttatagtcccgacgtacgtgttttacgtcaccgcgtatagaacgatcggattttccgacaactttgtgtgaccgtgtgtatgcaagacaagtttgagccaacatcctaggattttgttgtcggaatgtccgaacaaagtccgaccgtgtgtacggggcataagagaggacTCAGTGGTGCTATCAGATGTCACACTTGGTGAACAGCATGGGAACAATATAGCGGGAGCTGGGGGTCTgctgagctggggttctactgggcctctatttaaaacaaatagaaaatcgtctcacacagggcatttgccaagcttcattaaaacttcaaaaaaacaTCAAAggagcatcaaaaacacataaaaaaagcatgttgaagcggtaggcgctttaatgtgtgtttgaAGTCGAaggaagtgtaaatgagccctgacACAgttgaccagctgccatcattctTTTCAATTCGAGGGCACATACTGGCCACAGAGTCTCATTGGAcagtgtaataaaatattttaatcaaAGAGGAGGCAAGGAAAGGTTTTTCTGGAAAACCGAGGTAATACACAGTGTTCCCTCTCAGGTAGCAATATTATATTGAAGAGTTGAGGGTCCAGGTTCACTTTACCTCATAGCAATCAAGCAGAACCCATCTTAGACTTGTCTTGACATTAGCATGGTGAATTTTGATTTATTGAGATGCAATTCTAACTTTTTTTTAATCTTCGTGCAATAACCTATATTTGTCCTTTAGGTATTTTTACTGTGGGGAAATATCCATCCAGTTAAGCCAAGCCATCGCGCTGCATCGGCTTGCCAGCAAATACCACGTTCCCGCTCTTCAGAGAGGTGTCACAGAGTATATGAAGTCCCACCTAGCTAGTGAGTCATCTCAGGGCCACGTGGTGAGTTGGTACCATTATGCAGTAACCATGAGTGATGAAATACTTCAGGAGAGCTGTCTGAAGTTTCTGGCCTGGAACCTTTCCACTGTGATGAGCAGCAGCGAGTGGACGACGGTGAGCGACAACCTCATGGTGTCCCTGGTACAGCGCTCTGACCTGGTTCTGCAAAGTGAGTTAGAACTGTTCAGCGCTGTGGAAGAGTGGATCACGAAGAGCAACCCAAACGCCTCCATTATTGAGAGGGTTCTGAGGTCTATCAGGTACCCAATGATCTTGCCAAACCAGCTCTTCCAGATGCAGAGACAGTCAGGCCTACTGGCCACCTACCAGAGCTTTATCCAGGATCTTCTCTTTCAAGCTTTCCAGTTCCATTCCTCATCTCCGCTACATTTCGCAAAGTATTTTGATGTGAACTGCAGCATGTTTATTCCTCGGAATTACCTGTCTTCATCTTGGGGTTCCCAGTGGATCATCAACAATCCAGCCAGGGATGACCGAAGCTTTAGCTTTCAAACAGCACTAGGCCCAAGCAACCATGACTCCagcaagaaaattacttggaatGCACTTTTCTCTCCACGCTGGCTTCCCATTAGCCATCGACCAATCTACTCAGAGTCCGTGTCCAGCTCTTCCCAATCCAACCGCCTCGAAGAAGGAAAACCGCGGCTGGTAGTGACTTCGGCCATGAGCGGTCTAGATTTTGCTGGTGTTACGTTCCAGAAAACCGTGCTTGTTGGAGTGAAGAGACAGCTTGGCAAAGTGTTTGTGAAGCATGTGTACAGTGTCCACCAGAGCACCGATGAAGTGTCTGACTTCCTGGCCCATGCCGACCTGCAGAAACGCACTTCAGAATATCTGATTGACAACTCTCTGCATCTCCACGTCATCATCAAGCCCATCTACCATTCCCTCATCAAGGCGAAGTGATACAGACCCGGGCTGCAGAGACGCTTAACCTTGCCATATGGATACAATTATGGTACTTAAATCTACCGGCGTGGCGGAGATCTAGAATTGCTAGACAAGCCACACAGAGAGTTTGTTTGACAACCGTGTAGCAATAAAAGGATCTACAGATCTTCAACTGTCTACTGAAATGGGTTTTAGAGTCTGGAATAGATCAGCGTTTCAGTATAAAAATCTGGAATACCAAGCCAATGCATTCTGAGGGTTGGTCACCATGATCAATTGCTGAAGCGGGCTTTAGAAGAATAGGCCATTGTACTCCCCAATTCCCCAAACTCCTTCAAGTCCCCTTATCTAATCCTAAGCATCActttaagccaggggtctccaaactttttacacAAAGGccaagtttattgtccttcagactataGAAGGGCTgaactgtggccagtgtgagtagaaaatagCTGGTGCTTGGTGATCcgtgaaagtaaaaaagaaaatacaacGTGGCTGTGGCCTATAggaggagaaataatgccccatcattgatattagtgggaggaatcgtgccccatgattggtgtcagtgggaggagtagtgccccattattggaattattgggaggaacagtgccccatcattcgtgtcagtaaaaggaatagtgccccatcattcgtgtcagtagaaggaatagtgccccatctttagtgttagtgggaggaatagtgccccatcattggtattagtgggaggaatagtacctcatcattggtgtcagtgggaggaatagtgccccatcattggtgtcagtgggaggaacagtgccccatcattggtgtcagtgaaaagaatataataggtgtcagtaaaaggaatagtgccccacctttggtgtcagtgggaggaatagtgcaccatcattggtattagtgggaggaatagtgcccatcattggtgtcagtgaaaggaatagtgaccccgtctttggtgtcagtgggagggatagttccccatcattgatattagtggtaggaatagtgccccatcattggtgtcagttggaggaatagtgccccatcgttggtgtcagtgggtggaatagtgcctcgtcattggtgtcagtgaaggaatagtgccccatctttggtgtcagtgggaggagcattgcaccatcattggtattcgtatgagaaatagtgccccataattggtattagtgggaggaatagtgtcccatcattaggtatccgtgggaggaatagtgccccattgttggtttcagtgaaaggaatagtgcatCATTGTTGGTATAAGTAGGAGGAAAAGTGTTCCAACATTTATATCAGTGGATGAAAggatgctccattgttggtgtcagtagaaggaaaagtgccccactgttggtgtcagtgagaggaaataTGTCCCCCCGTtcgtgtcaatggaaagaatggtgcctcattgttggtgtcaatagaaggaataatgcctcacatcaatgaaaggaa contains:
- the BTBD17 gene encoding BTB/POZ domain-containing protein 17, translated to MERTHRPHQPHRPHRPHPGWGRQCLALLTIVIITVQAAHKSDAGSDISTTLLNHSSMLIQRLQELLQYGNSTDTTLRIRTTSSDEVKVIQAHQLLLNLQSDVFEGLLANKSVVTLQEPADCAILFEKFIRYFYCGEISIQLSQAIALHRLASKYHVPALQRGVTEYMKSHLASESSQGHVVSWYHYAVTMSDEILQESCLKFLAWNLSTVMSSSEWTTVSDNLMVSLVQRSDLVLQSELELFSAVEEWITKSNPNASIIERVLRSIRYPMILPNQLFQMQRQSGLLATYQSFIQDLLFQAFQFHSSSPLHFAKYFDVNCSMFIPRNYLSSSWGSQWIINNPARDDRSFSFQTALGPSNHDSSKKITWNALFSPRWLPISHRPIYSESVSSSSQSNRLEEGKPRLVVTSAMSGLDFAGVTFQKTVLVGVKRQLGKVFVKHVYSVHQSTDEVSDFLAHADLQKRTSEYLIDNSLHLHVIIKPIYHSLIKAK